Proteins encoded together in one Carya illinoinensis cultivar Pawnee chromosome 3, C.illinoinensisPawnee_v1, whole genome shotgun sequence window:
- the LOC122303173 gene encoding uncharacterized protein LOC122303173, whose translation MGYFRRTKFSLDAFRNFTSRIISNASIQEPSSRISQTGSSIFSANTAKSSQFSLYSSIFSQKRGLQVAPNRFRNIQFNQNNPFLGGAKKYYYVDRYRVQHFKPRGPRRWFQNPRNVLIVVLVGSGVVITVYFGNLETIPYTNRKHFVLLSRSMERKLGETQFENMKATFKGKILPAIHPESVRVRLIARDIIEALQRGLRNENVWTDLEYASESVGGVHEAKAHETLMALKDSEEGKWFKEDEILDDEWVHQSRKKGLERGSKPETSHLEGLNWEVLVVDEPVVNAFCLPGGKIVVFTGLLEHFRSDAEIATILGHEVGHAVARHSAESITKNLWFAIIQLILYQFVMPDIVNTMSVLFLKLPFSRRMEIEADYVGLLLMASAGYDPRVAPKVYEKLGKLTGDSKLRDYLSTHPSGKKRAQMLAQAQVMEEALTIYRQVRAGRGIEGFL comes from the exons ATGGGATACTTCAGACGAACAAAGTTCTCCCTCGATGCTTTTCGGAATTTCACTTCCAGGATCATATCCAATGCTTCAATCCAAGAACCCAGTTCGAGAATTTCCCAAACTGGGTCTTCTATATTTTCAGCCAATACAGCCAAGTCTTCCCAGTTTTCTTTATACTCCTCCATTTTTTCTCAGAAAAGGGGTTTACAAGTTGCACCAAATAGATTTCGTAACATTCAGTTCAATCAGAACAATCCCTTTCTTGGTGGCGCTAAGAAATATTACTATGTCGATAGGTACCGCGTTCAGCATTTCAAGCCTCGTGGACCCCGGCGTTGGTTTCAGAACCCGAGAAACGTGCTGATTGTGGTTCTGGTAGGTTCTGGGGTTGTGATCACTGTGTATTTCGGGAATTTGGAGACTATCCCATATACCAATCGAAAACATTTCGTGCTTCTATCGAGAAGCATGGAGAGGAAGCTCGGGGAGACACAATTCGAGAACATGAAGGCGACCTTTAAGGGCAAAATATTGCCGGCGATACACCCGGAAAGCGTGAGGGTGAGACTGATAGCCAGGGACATCATTGAGGCGTTGCAGAGAGGGCTGAGGAATGAGAACGTATGGACTGATTTGGAGTATGCTTCCGAGAGTGTTGGCGGGGTGCACGAGGCGAAGGCCCATGAGACCTTGATGGCGTTGAAAGACAGTGAGGAAGGGAAGTGGTTTAAAGAGGATGAAATTCTTGATGATGAGTGGGTTCACCAGAGCAGGAAGAAGGGACTGGAGAGAGGGTCTAAACCAGAAACATCGCATTTGGAAGGATTGAATTGGGAAGTTTTGGTGGTTGATGAGCCTGTTGTTAATGCGTTCTGCTTACCGGGTGGGAAGATTGTCGTGTTTACAGGTTTGCTCGAGCATTTTAGAAGTGATGCTGAGATAGCAACAATACTTGGGCATGAG GTTGGGCATGCTGTGGCTCGACATTCCGCGGAGTCGATCACAAAGAACCTTTGGTTTGCAATTATACAACTTATACTTTATCAGTTTGTTATGCCTGACATTGTCAACACAATGTCTGTTCTTTTCCTAAAGCTTCCCTTCTCTCGGAG GATGGAAATTGAAGCAGATTACGTAGGGCTGCTATTGATGGCTTCAGCTGGATATGATCCTCGTGTGGCCCCTAAAGTGTATGAAAAGTTGGGAAAGTTGACGGGCGATTCGAAACTAAGGGATTATCTTTCCACCCATCCGTCCGGAAAAAAGAGAGCTCAGATGCTGGCTCAAGCCCAAGTCATGGAAGAAGCTCTTACTATATACAGGCAAGTAAGAGCTGGTCGTGGGATTGAAGGTTTTCTGTAG